Proteins co-encoded in one Aggregicoccus sp. 17bor-14 genomic window:
- a CDS encoding S9 family peptidase, whose product MRRLLLALAVLTGPVALAQQKPAAPAAAMNSPQDNAFLREFAETRRYMSGRPVGAKATPDEKTVLFLRGQATSPVQTLFAFDVASGQAKELLNPDTLLKGAQAELSVEEKARLERMRISARGFTAYGLSEDGERILVTLSGKLYVVERASGKVTALKTGEGAVIDPKFSPDGRQVAYVRNHDLQRIELARNVEQPVTRGGTETKTHGLAEFVAQEEMSRFSGYWWSPDGKFVAYAEADNAPVEQFTIVDPMHPEKGGDSFHYPRAGRPNAVVRLGVTPAAGGKTTWVAWDQKAYPYLATVVWPKKGPLTLLVQNREQTEQVLLAADVATGKTRVLLTEKDKAWLNLDQDFPLWKEDGSGFFWYTERNGGTEVELRGADGSLKGSVVKPQAGFRSLARYVDATDTLYFNGGANPTQSYLWRVRAGGAPERVNTGTKEPAYEMGSVSKAGNLVVLNTQSDTQMPQTWVLRADGTRVGQLPSVAKEPTLKVSSEVREVGQRHYQAQIIRPRDFKPGQKLPVIVYVYGGPTTTVVRHTMGENLINQWLADQGFLVVKFDGRGTPGRDAAWERVVKYDFATTTVADQVDALRSLAAVMPEVDLDRVGINGWSFGGYMAALATLSRGDVFKAGVAGAPVVDWRDYDTHYTERYLGTPEAHPEAYEKSSLLTYANKLERPLLLIHGTADDNVYFFHSLKLADALFKAGKPYDFLPLAGLTHMVPDPVVIQREYERMAGYFKEHLTGPRPGVSAAK is encoded by the coding sequence ATGCGTCGACTCCTCCTCGCGCTCGCGGTCCTCACCGGCCCGGTCGCCCTCGCCCAGCAGAAGCCTGCTGCCCCCGCCGCCGCCATGAACAGCCCCCAGGACAACGCCTTCCTCCGCGAGTTCGCCGAGACCCGCCGCTACATGAGTGGCCGCCCGGTGGGCGCCAAGGCCACCCCGGACGAGAAGACCGTGCTCTTCCTGCGCGGCCAGGCCACCAGCCCCGTGCAGACGCTGTTCGCCTTCGACGTGGCGAGCGGCCAGGCGAAGGAGCTGCTCAACCCGGACACGCTGCTCAAGGGCGCGCAGGCGGAGCTCTCCGTGGAGGAGAAGGCGCGGCTCGAGCGCATGCGCATCAGCGCGCGCGGCTTCACCGCCTACGGCCTCTCCGAGGACGGCGAGCGCATCCTCGTCACGCTCAGCGGCAAGCTCTACGTGGTGGAGCGCGCGAGCGGCAAGGTCACCGCGCTCAAGACGGGCGAGGGCGCCGTCATCGACCCCAAGTTCAGCCCGGACGGCCGCCAGGTGGCCTACGTGCGCAACCACGACCTGCAGCGCATCGAGCTCGCGCGCAACGTGGAGCAGCCCGTCACCCGCGGCGGCACCGAGACCAAGACGCACGGGCTCGCCGAGTTCGTGGCCCAGGAGGAGATGAGCCGCTTCTCCGGCTACTGGTGGAGCCCGGACGGCAAGTTCGTCGCCTACGCCGAGGCCGACAACGCGCCGGTGGAGCAGTTCACCATCGTGGACCCCATGCACCCGGAGAAGGGCGGCGACAGCTTCCACTACCCGCGCGCGGGCCGCCCCAACGCCGTGGTGCGCCTGGGCGTGACGCCGGCGGCCGGTGGCAAGACGACCTGGGTGGCGTGGGACCAGAAGGCCTACCCGTACCTCGCCACGGTGGTGTGGCCGAAGAAGGGCCCCCTCACGCTGCTGGTGCAGAACCGCGAGCAGACCGAGCAGGTGCTGCTCGCCGCGGACGTGGCCACCGGCAAGACGCGCGTGCTGCTCACCGAGAAGGACAAGGCCTGGCTCAACCTGGACCAGGACTTCCCGCTGTGGAAGGAGGATGGCTCCGGCTTCTTCTGGTACACCGAGCGCAACGGCGGCACCGAGGTGGAGCTGCGCGGCGCGGACGGCAGCCTCAAGGGCAGCGTGGTCAAGCCGCAGGCGGGCTTCCGCAGCCTCGCGCGCTACGTGGACGCCACGGACACGCTCTACTTCAACGGCGGCGCGAACCCCACGCAGAGCTACCTGTGGCGCGTGCGCGCAGGCGGCGCTCCTGAGCGCGTGAACACCGGCACGAAGGAGCCCGCGTACGAGATGGGCAGCGTGTCCAAGGCGGGCAACCTCGTCGTGCTCAACACCCAGAGCGACACGCAGATGCCGCAGACCTGGGTGCTGCGCGCGGACGGCACCCGCGTGGGCCAGCTGCCCAGCGTGGCGAAGGAGCCCACGCTCAAGGTGAGCAGCGAGGTGCGCGAGGTGGGCCAGCGCCACTACCAGGCGCAGATCATCCGCCCGCGTGACTTCAAGCCCGGCCAGAAGCTGCCGGTCATCGTCTACGTGTATGGCGGCCCCACGACGACCGTGGTGCGGCACACCATGGGGGAGAACCTCATCAACCAGTGGCTCGCGGACCAGGGCTTCCTCGTCGTGAAGTTCGACGGGCGCGGCACGCCGGGCCGCGATGCCGCGTGGGAGCGGGTGGTGAAGTACGACTTCGCCACCACCACCGTGGCGGACCAGGTCGATGCGCTGCGCTCGCTCGCCGCCGTGATGCCCGAGGTGGACCTCGACCGCGTGGGCATCAACGGCTGGAGCTTCGGCGGCTACATGGCGGCGCTCGCGACGCTGAGCCGCGGGGACGTGTTCAAGGCGGGCGTGGCGGGTGCGCCGGTGGTGGACTGGCGCGACTACGACACGCACTACACCGAGCGCTACCTCGGCACCCCCGAGGCCCACCCCGAGGCCTACGAGAAGAGCAGCCTGCTCACGTACGCGAACAAGCTCGAGCGCCCGCTGCTGCTCATCCACGGCACCGCGGACGACAACGTGTACTTCTTCCACTCGCTCAAGCTCGCGGACGCGCTGTTCAAGGCCGGCAAGCCCTATGACTTCCTGCCGCTCGCGGGCCTCACCCACATGGTGCCGGACCCCGTGGTCATCCAGCGCGAGTACGAGCGCATGGCGGGCTACTTCAAGGAGCACCTCACCGGGCCGCGCCCCGGCGTGAGCGCCGCGAAGTAG
- a CDS encoding sigma-70 family RNA polymerase sigma factor, producing the protein MSAPTLPLSRAFLQARAGGTARASMEAVALDASHERALERLVAGVQARWPELSVDPVDFVRHLAERLPSDSPDDAAALEAVAAEDLYLALGCLRDDPRALAAFERAHLREVGAFVAHLDRTPAFADEVRQALRERLFTGEKRISEYGGSGALGGWVRVAALRIALNLRRGAQRADASERRATLEEAGVTPGPERAFLKAHYREHFAEALRASVGELSDRERALLRLYHLEGLSLEALAALYAVHLSTVSRWLGRARARLAEQTTQALRERLDLEPSEADSLAALVLSQLDLSLAQLLGRGN; encoded by the coding sequence TTGAGCGCGCCGACCCTGCCGCTGAGCCGTGCCTTCCTGCAGGCCCGTGCCGGGGGGACGGCGCGCGCCTCGATGGAGGCCGTCGCGCTGGACGCCTCTCACGAGCGCGCCCTCGAGCGGCTCGTGGCGGGCGTCCAGGCGCGCTGGCCCGAGCTTTCGGTGGACCCGGTGGACTTCGTGCGGCACCTCGCCGAGCGCCTTCCCTCCGACTCGCCGGACGATGCTGCAGCGCTCGAGGCAGTCGCGGCCGAGGACCTCTATCTCGCCCTGGGCTGCCTGCGGGACGACCCACGCGCGCTCGCCGCCTTCGAGCGCGCCCACCTGCGCGAGGTGGGCGCCTTCGTCGCGCATCTGGACCGCACGCCGGCCTTTGCGGACGAGGTGCGGCAGGCGCTGCGCGAGCGGCTCTTCACCGGGGAGAAGCGGATCTCGGAGTACGGCGGCAGCGGTGCGCTGGGCGGATGGGTGCGCGTCGCGGCGCTGCGCATCGCGCTCAACCTGCGCCGCGGCGCCCAGCGCGCGGACGCCAGCGAGCGGCGCGCGACGCTGGAGGAAGCCGGGGTGACGCCGGGCCCCGAGCGCGCCTTCCTCAAGGCGCACTACCGGGAGCACTTCGCCGAGGCCCTGCGGGCCTCCGTGGGCGAGCTCAGCGACCGCGAGCGCGCGCTGCTGCGCCTCTACCACCTGGAGGGCCTCTCGCTGGAGGCGCTGGCGGCGCTCTACGCTGTCCACCTCTCCACGGTCTCGCGTTGGCTCGGCAGGGCGCGCGCACGGCTGGCGGAGCAGACCACCCAGGCGCTGCGCGAGCGGCTGGACCTGGAGCCCTCCGAGGCCGACAGCCTCGCGGCGCTGGTGCTCAGCCAGCTGGACCTGAGCCTCGCGCAGCTGCTCGGCCGGGGAAACTGA
- a CDS encoding serine/threonine-protein kinase: MQACPTEENILAFVEGRLQPVERSLTESHVASCDSCGALLAAVAGAWHAEGRLRAPSTRERSRLAPGQQLGPYAVLAHAGSGAMGDVYRARDPRLGRDVALKVLPAHLAQEPMRLARFRQEARAAGALSHPHLLRVFDVGVHEGTPYLVSEWLEGRTLRAQLAQGALSREATLQLGVQLARGLAAAHERGIVHRDIKPANIFLCEDGGCRLLDFGLAKLVESVEDEEPGTRSGEVLGTVGYMAPEQIRGEAVDPRADLFGLCAVLYEACAGRPPFAGGSAGERLGATLRDEPPALEGELGRVLARGLAKAPSQRFQSAQDLAFVLESLRDGGSTDAARSRLRLPRPPVAWRRPALLAFGVLGLLGAGALLSWRLRPAAASAERPQYRPMTFRRGHVLSARFSQDGHTVVYGAAWDGKPAQLFSARTERPIPQPLGLGADVLGTSPTGELAVLLSPRTFDADHGSGTLAQVPLAGGAPRPVLEEVLEADWGDGQLAVVRREGGRFRLEHPVGRVRFESEGWISHARVAPRGGRIAFLLHPNAKDDRGAVMLLEGEGPPRELSAGWASVRGLAWAPGGDEVWFTGSRTDVDYALYAVRPGGEPRLVDRVPGRVVLQDIARSGAVLLDHQALRTGMVFGRGGEERELTLADGSFFTYLSPDGRTLLFTEMSAGEGASYGAYLGTTDGAPPVRLGDGIPYALSPDGRWALTLRYGDEAQLSLLPTGPGAARQLSMAPLQVLLGARFFPDGERLLLRGSAPGRPARWWVQGLAGGPAQPLTEEGFAPEAVLSPDGERLAAVDEEGGLRLIPTRGGAPEHVPGRFAEQSVVGWEAGGAALYLRSISLPVRVSRVELRTGALTPHLSLPARLERPGLVSVLTLSLSADGTSYAYSYNEVLSRLFLVEGLAGAAPLGGGP, from the coding sequence ATGCAGGCCTGTCCAACCGAGGAGAACATTCTCGCCTTCGTGGAGGGCCGGCTGCAGCCGGTGGAGCGCTCGCTCACGGAGTCGCACGTGGCGAGCTGCGACAGCTGCGGTGCGCTGCTCGCCGCGGTGGCCGGGGCCTGGCACGCCGAGGGGCGGCTGCGCGCGCCGTCCACGCGCGAGCGCAGCCGCCTCGCGCCCGGGCAGCAGCTGGGCCCCTACGCGGTGCTCGCCCACGCGGGCAGCGGCGCGATGGGGGACGTGTACCGCGCCCGCGACCCGCGCCTCGGGAGGGACGTGGCGCTCAAGGTGCTGCCCGCGCACCTCGCGCAGGAGCCGATGCGGCTCGCGCGCTTCCGCCAGGAGGCGCGCGCCGCGGGGGCGCTGTCGCATCCGCACCTGCTGCGCGTCTTCGACGTGGGCGTGCACGAGGGCACGCCGTATCTCGTGAGCGAGTGGCTCGAGGGCCGCACTCTGCGCGCGCAGCTCGCCCAGGGGGCCCTGTCGCGCGAGGCCACGCTGCAGCTGGGCGTACAGCTCGCGCGAGGGCTCGCCGCGGCGCACGAGCGCGGCATCGTGCACCGCGACATCAAGCCCGCGAACATCTTCCTGTGCGAGGACGGCGGCTGCCGCCTGCTCGACTTCGGGCTCGCGAAGCTCGTGGAGAGCGTGGAGGACGAGGAACCCGGCACGCGCTCGGGCGAGGTACTCGGCACCGTCGGCTACATGGCGCCCGAGCAGATCCGCGGCGAGGCGGTGGACCCCCGCGCGGACCTCTTCGGCCTGTGCGCGGTGCTCTACGAGGCCTGCGCGGGGCGCCCTCCCTTCGCGGGCGGCAGCGCGGGTGAGCGGCTCGGCGCCACGCTGCGCGACGAGCCTCCGGCGCTCGAGGGGGAGCTGGGGCGGGTGCTCGCCCGCGGGCTCGCCAAGGCCCCCTCGCAGCGCTTCCAGTCCGCGCAGGATCTCGCCTTCGTCCTCGAGTCGCTGCGCGACGGCGGGAGCACGGACGCGGCGCGCAGCCGGCTGCGGCTTCCCCGGCCCCCCGTGGCGTGGCGCCGGCCGGCGCTGCTCGCGTTCGGCGTTCTCGGGCTGCTCGGAGCGGGTGCGTTGCTCTCGTGGAGGCTGCGTCCCGCGGCCGCATCCGCCGAGCGGCCCCAGTACCGGCCGATGACCTTTCGCCGTGGGCACGTGCTCTCGGCGCGCTTCTCCCAGGACGGCCACACGGTGGTGTACGGCGCGGCCTGGGATGGGAAGCCCGCGCAGCTCTTCAGCGCCCGCACCGAGCGCCCCATTCCGCAGCCGCTGGGGCTCGGCGCGGACGTGCTCGGGACCTCGCCCACGGGGGAGCTCGCGGTGCTGCTCTCGCCGCGCACCTTCGACGCCGACCACGGCAGCGGCACGCTCGCGCAGGTGCCGCTCGCCGGCGGCGCGCCGCGCCCCGTGCTCGAAGAGGTGCTCGAAGCGGACTGGGGCGACGGGCAGCTCGCAGTGGTGCGCCGCGAGGGCGGGCGCTTCCGCCTGGAGCACCCCGTGGGCCGCGTGCGCTTCGAGTCCGAGGGGTGGATCAGCCACGCGCGCGTGGCCCCCCGCGGCGGGCGCATCGCCTTCCTGCTGCACCCCAACGCGAAGGACGACCGCGGCGCGGTGATGCTGCTCGAGGGCGAGGGTCCTCCGCGCGAGCTCTCCGCCGGCTGGGCCAGCGTGCGAGGCCTCGCGTGGGCTCCCGGAGGCGACGAGGTGTGGTTCACCGGCTCGCGCACGGACGTGGACTACGCGCTCTACGCGGTGCGCCCCGGTGGCGAGCCGCGGCTGGTGGACCGGGTACCCGGGCGCGTGGTGCTCCAGGACATCGCCCGCAGCGGGGCCGTGCTCCTGGACCACCAGGCGCTGCGCACCGGGATGGTGTTCGGCCGCGGGGGCGAGGAGCGCGAGCTGACGCTCGCCGACGGCTCCTTCTTTACGTACCTCTCTCCGGACGGGCGCACGCTGCTCTTCACGGAGATGAGCGCCGGCGAGGGGGCGAGCTACGGCGCGTACCTGGGCACCACCGACGGCGCGCCGCCGGTGCGGCTCGGGGACGGCATCCCCTACGCCCTGTCCCCGGATGGCCGCTGGGCGCTCACCCTGCGCTACGGGGACGAGGCGCAGCTGTCGCTCCTGCCCACGGGGCCCGGCGCGGCGCGGCAGCTGTCGATGGCGCCGCTCCAGGTCCTGCTCGGGGCGCGCTTCTTTCCGGACGGCGAGCGCCTGCTGCTGCGCGGCAGCGCGCCCGGGAGGCCCGCGCGCTGGTGGGTGCAGGGGCTCGCGGGCGGCCCCGCGCAGCCGCTCACCGAGGAGGGCTTCGCGCCCGAGGCCGTGCTCTCGCCGGATGGGGAGCGGCTCGCGGCAGTGGACGAGGAGGGTGGGCTGCGCCTCATCCCGACGCGCGGCGGAGCGCCGGAGCACGTACCGGGGCGCTTCGCGGAGCAGTCGGTGGTGGGGTGGGAGGCGGGCGGCGCCGCGCTCTATTTGCGCAGCATCTCGCTGCCGGTGCGCGTGTCGCGAGTGGAGCTGCGCACTGGCGCCCTGACGCCCCACCTCTCCCTGCCTGCGCGCCTCGAGCGGCCCGGGCTCGTCTCGGTGCTCACGCTCTCGCTCAGCGCGGACGGCACCTCGTACGCGTACAGCTACAACGAGGTGCTCTCTCGCCTCTTCCTCGTCGAGGGGCTGGCGGGCGCAGCGCCCCTCGGTGGCGGGCCTTAG
- a CDS encoding RHS repeat domain-containing protein produces MGRGLGWGLGVVLALGGLGCGEDRTRGPEAEPPVVPAPGTPGVVTPTEPVTPPAPPGEPAQQCLGDAIVAATPAVADPLPCTETRLDADGTELRRTVRRYDAAGRLLERQEYDAHGEVLAFDRFGYDANGRVTSKETDRDGREQYAYDACGRRVLLERWNDSGWQRSEYVYDEAGRVSSTVNSVGDASNAVDMVQRIQLAYDAAGHLVRRTTRWEHAGHSSEQVEMLRYDASGQLLEESSTFARDGVVEPGETRRYTYDAAGRRKRVEVSIDGRLSAVEYTYDAAGHLLREQTSQQGSAVGRLELYTYDAQGRMTEHFTGSHENGTLELPADQHRTWSYAADGSVTLDTHYGWGPEASSTRDAEGREVAWSTSDYVAASFTHGNRSYGPRGELLREESHWESSGPSSTVVEERSYDAAGRLVLIDWRRQLSRPEPQSVLHSEVRYRYDAAGSPLEIATWNLDAEPAVLLERTTYDDVCRAPGS; encoded by the coding sequence ATGGGCAGGGGACTGGGGTGGGGACTCGGAGTGGTGCTCGCGCTCGGCGGGCTCGGCTGTGGTGAGGATCGCACCCGGGGTCCCGAGGCCGAGCCGCCCGTCGTCCCGGCGCCCGGTACGCCCGGGGTCGTGACGCCCACGGAGCCCGTGACGCCGCCTGCACCTCCGGGGGAGCCGGCGCAGCAGTGTCTTGGGGACGCCATCGTCGCTGCGACGCCGGCCGTGGCCGACCCGCTGCCCTGCACCGAGACCCGGCTCGACGCGGACGGCACGGAGCTCCGGCGCACCGTGCGCCGCTACGACGCCGCGGGGCGCCTGCTCGAGCGACAGGAGTACGACGCCCATGGCGAGGTCCTTGCCTTCGACCGCTTCGGCTACGACGCGAACGGCCGCGTCACGTCGAAGGAGACGGACCGCGATGGCCGCGAGCAGTACGCCTACGACGCCTGTGGCCGGCGGGTGCTGCTGGAGCGGTGGAACGATTCGGGCTGGCAGCGCTCCGAGTACGTCTACGACGAGGCGGGGCGCGTGAGCTCCACCGTGAACAGTGTCGGTGACGCGTCGAACGCCGTGGACATGGTGCAGCGCATCCAGCTCGCCTACGACGCTGCGGGCCACCTCGTGCGCAGGACCACGCGGTGGGAGCACGCGGGTCACAGCTCGGAGCAGGTCGAGATGCTCCGCTACGACGCGAGCGGCCAGCTGCTCGAGGAGTCCTCCACCTTCGCTCGCGACGGCGTGGTGGAGCCGGGCGAGACGCGCCGCTACACCTACGACGCTGCGGGACGGCGCAAGCGCGTGGAGGTGAGCATCGATGGCCGCCTGAGCGCAGTGGAGTACACCTATGACGCCGCAGGACACCTGCTGCGCGAGCAGACCTCACAGCAGGGAAGTGCCGTCGGCAGGCTCGAGCTCTACACCTACGACGCCCAGGGACGCATGACCGAGCACTTCACCGGCAGCCACGAGAACGGCACGCTCGAGCTGCCTGCGGATCAGCACCGCACCTGGAGCTACGCGGCGGATGGGAGCGTGACCCTCGACACCCACTACGGCTGGGGACCGGAGGCGAGCTCCACGCGTGACGCCGAGGGACGCGAGGTGGCCTGGAGCACGTCCGACTACGTCGCGGCCAGCTTCACCCACGGAAACCGCAGCTACGGCCCCCGCGGTGAGCTGTTGCGCGAGGAGAGCCACTGGGAGAGCTCCGGGCCCAGCAGCACCGTGGTGGAGGAGCGAAGCTACGACGCGGCGGGGCGCCTCGTGCTCATCGACTGGCGCCGCCAGCTCTCCCGACCCGAGCCGCAGAGCGTGCTGCACAGCGAGGTGCGCTACCGCTACGACGCTGCCGGAAGCCCCCTCGAGATCGCGACCTGGAACCTGGACGCGGAGCCCGCCGTGCTGCTCGAGCGCACCACCTACGACGACGTCTGCCGCGCGCCCGGCAGCTGA
- a CDS encoding UPF0489 family protein, which translates to MNTSSDPLFHLRLAGVIRLQLGGGTGRPGPRDAYVFDPHRLALPSWACALADGPPALLVTLDRHHDLVVPAHPERVPDRSAGLQALDEHARWGLDVRNYDHVLAAMEAGLVTDALVLARGKPRGTFEGSLYTDTRGRPHRLLTLPTVDRAAEAFSLGEPVRALLEDAPRVLLDVDLDCFTSLSDADPTTVLPWPRAVVRQFLLPEGSGPFWDAVLARCVALTLAREPHHCGGLLASQALFADVAEVLFRELLGVEPP; encoded by the coding sequence GTGAACACCTCGTCCGACCCCCTATTCCACCTGCGGCTCGCCGGCGTCATCCGCCTGCAGCTGGGTGGAGGCACCGGGCGCCCGGGCCCCCGGGACGCCTACGTCTTCGACCCGCACCGCCTCGCCCTGCCCTCCTGGGCCTGCGCGCTCGCGGACGGTCCTCCCGCCCTGCTCGTCACCCTGGACCGCCACCACGACCTGGTGGTGCCCGCGCACCCCGAGCGCGTGCCCGACCGCAGCGCGGGGCTGCAGGCGCTGGACGAGCACGCGCGCTGGGGCCTGGACGTGCGCAACTACGATCACGTGCTCGCCGCGATGGAGGCGGGGCTGGTGACGGACGCGCTGGTGCTCGCCCGCGGAAAGCCGCGCGGCACCTTCGAGGGCAGCCTCTACACGGACACGCGCGGGCGACCGCACCGCCTGCTCACCCTGCCCACCGTGGACCGCGCCGCGGAGGCCTTCTCGCTCGGCGAGCCGGTGCGCGCGCTGCTCGAGGACGCGCCGCGCGTGCTCCTGGACGTGGACCTGGACTGCTTCACCAGCCTCTCGGACGCGGACCCCACCACCGTGCTGCCCTGGCCGCGCGCCGTGGTACGCCAGTTCCTCCTGCCCGAGGGCTCCGGCCCCTTCTGGGACGCGGTGCTCGCGCGCTGCGTCGCCCTCACGCTCGCGCGCGAGCCGCACCACTGCGGCGGCCTGCTCGCCTCGCAGGCGCTCTTCGCGGACGTCGCAGAGGTGCTGTTTCGCGAGCTGCTCGGTGTCGAGCCTCCCTAG
- a CDS encoding sulfurtransferase, whose amino-acid sequence MPWTTLVDVDSLARALNAPHERPLALVDARVNLKDRSAGARLFAEGHIPGAVRVELETDLSGPHFPGAGRHPWPEGAAFAAVLGRLGITPRHQVVVYDDAQGALAAARLWFMLRAWGHPAVAVLDGGWSAWTASGGPVEKGEARVQDVGPYSGAFEPARLLHTAELEPALRRGGTLIDARAAERYRGETEPLDRKAGHIPGALNRPFALNLESGRFKPAAALRAELELLLKGRAPESVIASCGSGVTACHHLLAMEHAGLHGARLYTGSWSGWIEDDARPIATG is encoded by the coding sequence ATGCCCTGGACGACACTCGTCGACGTGGACTCGCTTGCCCGTGCCCTGAATGCTCCGCACGAGCGCCCGCTCGCGCTCGTCGATGCCCGCGTGAACCTCAAGGATCGCTCCGCCGGAGCGCGGCTCTTCGCCGAGGGTCACATTCCGGGCGCGGTACGCGTGGAGCTCGAGACGGACCTGTCCGGCCCCCACTTCCCCGGTGCGGGCCGCCATCCGTGGCCCGAGGGTGCGGCCTTCGCGGCCGTGCTCGGGCGCCTGGGCATCACGCCGCGCCATCAGGTGGTGGTCTACGATGATGCGCAGGGCGCGCTCGCCGCGGCGCGGCTGTGGTTCATGCTCCGGGCCTGGGGGCACCCGGCGGTGGCCGTGCTCGATGGCGGATGGTCCGCGTGGACGGCCAGCGGCGGCCCCGTCGAGAAGGGGGAGGCCCGCGTCCAGGACGTGGGCCCCTACTCCGGTGCCTTCGAGCCGGCGCGCCTGCTGCACACCGCCGAGCTCGAGCCCGCGCTGAGGCGCGGCGGGACCTTGATCGACGCGCGCGCCGCCGAGCGCTACCGCGGGGAGACCGAGCCGCTGGATCGCAAGGCCGGCCACATCCCCGGGGCGCTCAACCGTCCCTTCGCGCTCAACCTGGAGTCCGGGCGCTTCAAGCCGGCGGCGGCACTGCGCGCGGAGCTCGAGCTGCTGCTGAAGGGTCGCGCGCCGGAGAGTGTCATCGCCAGCTGCGGATCCGGCGTCACCGCGTGCCACCACCTGCTCGCGATGGAGCACGCGGGCCTGCACGGCGCGCGGCTGTACACCGGCTCGTGGAGCGGCTGGATCGAGGACGACGCACGGCCCATCGCCACCGGCTGA